The DNA sequence AATATAATAGCAACCAAACGAAATCGATAGTAAAATCAAAAAAGAAACTAAATAATACATATAATAACACCTCGATTAATTACAGCTTGTTTAATCATTTTTTTCTTCTCCTAAAAATTTACATATCATTTATTTGGCTGTAAAAGTATCAACACCAATACAAGGGTGTTTACCACCCCTACAATAAGGAATTTACCAAGTTTAATATCAATCAATTTCATAAACTTAATTTTCTTTACTTTAACACCACACCGTACTTATCAATATGCTTGATTAAATCTTTATGATTCAATTTAGAATAAGCAACAAAATCAAAAAAATAAGGCAAGCATGTTTCTTCCTCAATTTCCGACTTTAAATGTGCAGCCAAAAAAGAATCTACTCCATTTCCTTTTAAGGCAATATCTACATCCGAACCCGGCTTATATGTCCCTAAGGCACGGGAACCGAATAAAACAGCTTCTTCGATTTCGCTATACCTTGCAATATAGTCTAAAATGATTTTGATATGTTCTTCAGGCAAGCCGTACTGCATAAGTTAAAGCTCCGCTTGCAGTGTATTATGCAGCTTTTTAACTTCAGGTAAAAAACTTTCAATTACAAAAACATTAAGATCTTCAAGAATAGAAACATCATAGATATGACTTGTATGATTTCTAATTTCAAGAGCCTTTAGCCAAACCTCGCCATTTTCAATCATTCCATCTTGAAAGGCTTGACGGAATGCTCTCTTTCCCGTTTGGACTTCCGTATACCCTTCATTTTCAAGATAGTCTTTTAAAACCTTCCATGAAAGTTCTATGAGAATTTCAAAAGCCTGTACCAAGGCCATCTGAAAAGCATCATAATATTTTGAGCCTTTTGGATGCACCTTAACATCCGAACACCTATCCTTAAATACGGTAAAAGCTTTTTCAAAATTTTGAAAACGCTGTTTCCAGCGTATATTTTCGGTATTGGTCATTATATATTATTATATCTTCCTTACAAATTCAACTTCCAATAAAATCGCCGGCTGCTTTTATAAGAGGCTGATACAAGGTATAAAAACGTTCCCAAGAAAAAAAAAGGAGGTTTATAGCTTCAACAACATCTTCTTCTCGTTCAGGATACTCGTGGGCAAGATTATTCCTAAGGGCCCTAAAAAACTGCCAATCATTTACGGAAGACAATAAGCCTAATTTTTCAAGTCTATTAAGTATATCAATAAATGCTAGGGCTCTATCATCGTTTTCTAAGGCCTCGTAGAGAGCAGGAATTAATCTCAGTCCGATACAATCCTGTAATTTTGCAAACCTGTATAAAAATTGATCTAAAACGGCAACCCTATCATCATCAAAAGAATTTATACTGTTTTCGGTAAGGGGAAAAGAAGGTTTTAAAATTTCTAAAGCTTTTAAAATTCTCGCTTCGTGTTTTTCACACTCGTCTTTTGCAGAAATAAGCTTTAATCTCTCTACTTCTCCCATAAAATAATTCCATCCCGATAGGCGTTTTTTACGATAAGCCTTTTATCCTCTACCCCGCATGAAGTGATAAGATCAATCCTCTGCTCTCCTAGCTTGGCTTGAATTTCGGCTAATGCATTAATCTTTTCAGTAAATGCCAAAGAAACGGCGGAAGGAGTTTCAACCAATAGATCTATATCTCCGCCTTTTTTACCGTCATCAGCACGGGAACCGAAAAGAATTATCTTAAAAACTTCAGAAAAATTATTACAAATTGTATTTACTATAATATCTTTCGACCTTTCATCTAAACGCATAACGGCCCTATACTATTTACTTAAAAAATATCCTTTACAGTCAGCTTGAAAGGGGTCTGCACATAAAAAAAGCTCTTTTTTTCAAAAGAGCATAAGAAACCTTTGCTTTTTTATATTTTTTATAAAAAAAGCTCATCTTAAAATAAATGACCAGCTGCCTGCAAAAGATCGCCGAAACAGATTCCAATGCCGGAAAAACTTCAATACTTCGTGATAATACAACAAAAAACAAAGATTTTCAATAGGTTACAAGCTATTTAAAACAAAATGCCTACATTTAGTCCAAACCATAGGTATTTTTATGCAGTTCTATTATTTTTCTGTGTAAAAAATGATCTACGGCATCTTTTTCAGCCATACCTAAGGGCTCGCCATTATCTCCGGTTATAGGAATAGCGTAGGTATCTTTTTCGGTATAAAGTTCATATAGATCTTTTAGACCTGTTTTTTGAGAGCAGACAATATCAGCAGGCTGAATTATGTCCATGGCAAAAACACAGTCATAGATAGCAGTCATGGTTAAGGCTTCCTTTAAGTGATCCAGACTTATCATGCCGGCAAGACTGCCGTCACTGCTTTTAACGGCATAATTTAAGTTAGGACTGCGGCTAAAGGAATCTATTATAGCACTTAGGGGAACATTTTCAGAAATAACGGCAGGAGAATCTGGAGAACAAATTGTTTTTCCGTTTAACATAACATCTCCAACCGATAAAGTTTCCATTAAATCTTCTTCGGTAACATCAAGCCCGCACTCCCCGGATTTTTTTACCCCGTATTTTACACATATAGGCCCTGCCAACTGAACTATAAAGGTCGTTGCCGTAACTATAAGCAGGACTGTAGGCCCGATTGTATCGGAAAAATCATGACCAGCCGAAATTGAAAGGCCGATAGCTACACCGGCCTGACTTAACAGGCAAAACGGCAAGTATTTCTTTACGGTTTCAGGCGCCTTTGTAAGAATGGAACCTAAAATAGCACCTATTGTCTTTCCGCATGTGCGTAAAATAACATATAAAAGAGCCAAAAGGCCTACAAAGGGCGTTACATTCCAAATGTTCAATTTTGCCCCGACCAAAACGAAAAAAAGCACATAGATGGGAGGGGTAAAATTTTCTACTAAAGTAAAAGTGGAACGGGTTTTTGCAGGAGCAAAATTAACCATAAAAAAGCCTAAGGCCATTGCCGCTAAGATGGTATCCAGATCAAGAAGATAAGCAATACCTGTAGAAAGAAGAAGGCAGCCCAATGAAAAGCCTAAAATTCTGCCTGAATCAGTCATCATATTTCTTATAATCAAACTTAACAAAAAGCCTATTATACTTCCCAAACAGATAGAGCCGAAAATATTATAAAGAAGTAAAAGAATCTGTTTTCCGAAGCTCGCCGTTTGGGCACCCAAAAGAGAAGCAGCTATTGAAGAAGCAAGGGCATATAACACAAGGGCAACGGCATCATCCATAGCAACAATACCTAGAACCGTCGTTGTTAATGGGCCTCTGGTTCTGTTTTCGCGTAGAACATCGGTAGTTGCCGCAGGAGCCGTTGCAGAAGAGATTGAGCCTAAAATCAAGCCCAAAGAAATAGAAGAAGCAAAGTCCTTTGTAACAAAGTATGCAACAAGGGAAACTACGATAGAAACCGTTATAAACGGAACTATGGACTCAAAAATCAAGATACCTACAAACTGGGTTCCGTACTTTTTAATTACCTTTGTTTTTAACTCCCCTCCGATTAAAAAACCGATAAGAGCTAAAGCTATACTCGATAAGGGATCTAACGCTGTAATTATTTGAGCCGATAAAATCTGAAAACCGGACTGCCCTATTATTATGCCGATTACAATATAACCTACAACCTGAGGAATCTTTAGTTTTTTAAAAACGGTTCCTCCAAAGGCACCTAAAAGCAATATTATGCCTAAAAGTAAAATAAGATTTGTATTTTCAATCCGTGAAAAGTGCATAAAAGCGGGAAGGAATTCAGCCAATTTATTCATATCCGTAAATACTACCCCTTTCAAAAAAAAATGTAAATAAGATAACGGAAGAAAAAGTAAAATTTTTAAGTAAATTGACAAGGACTTAAAAAGAGTGTAAACTCCTCCTATGACCCTGTATGAATATTATATCGTTTACCCTGACGGAGAAAAGCAAGAAATAGGAGGCCCTGTATCCATAGGAGCCTTTTTAGACATCAATGGAAATGAACTGCCTCAAAGACTTCCTACGAATAAGATGATAGTATATCAGGTACAAAGTAAACGTACTATCGAAAACCGCGGAATAGTCCAAATTATTTATGTTGTTGAACAGTTTGATGCCGAAGAACTTCTAGACTATGTTTAAAAACCGAAAACTATATGTAATAAATGATAAATACCTATAACGAAAGCGATTTACACAAAAGTCTAAAAGAACACTTTTGCCCAAAAAACGGAAAAACAGAACAGCCGCTTTTAGGAAGCATCTGCGATATTCTTTGCGATACAGGAAAAGTAATCGAAATACAAACCTCAAATCTAAGTGCCCTAAGAATAAAGCTAGAAAAATTTTTACCCTCTCACAAGGTTTTAATAATTTACCCTATAGCTGTCGATGCGTACATACATGTCATAAATCAAGACGGTTCAACAAGACATAGGAGAAAAAGCCCTAAACACGGCTCCTTTTTTCAAATTTTTAGGGAGCTTTCCAGCCTTTATCATCTTATAGATAATAAAAACTTAAGTTTTAAACTTGTATATATAAACTGCGAGGTTATAAAAGCCGATACAGGACCTAAAAAAAGAAAGACTTACCGCCCCGGAATCATAAATAAAAAGCTAATCGAAATCCACAGCACCGAAGACTATAAGAATATGAAAGATATATGCAAAAAGACCTTAGATCTTCTTCCTGAAGAATTTACAAATCAAGACATAAAAAATATTGGAGCAAAAAGCTATGCCTCTTATACAGGCTGGTTTTTAAGCAAGGCAGGACTGACAAGGTCTGAAGGCAAAAGAGGAAGGTTTAAACTTTACAAGAAGATTTAGATTAAAACTCGTTTAGCGGCTTACAATCTTGAGTAAAAATAAAAAAGGTTAAAAACATCCATGGGAGTTTTTAACCTTTTTAGGATAATTAAATTTTTATAGATAAAATAAGCTTATCATAAAAGCTATTTTACCAGTTATCAGACATATCGTCCTTATCTCGCATATCAACTTCATACAAGTCGCTTACAACGCGAAGATCATCAAAGTAGATGTAATAATGACCATAGGCTTCTTCAGGATCACATTCAATTCTGAAACCTACAATCTTAAGGCCCATACTTGTGCCGTAGTGATAATCCTTTTGTATAATACCTGTCTTTCCGGCAGAGTTCTGCGGGGGAATAGCAACGGTCATAAGTTTCCAACCGGAATGATTTAATTTTCCAACATAGAGTTCAAATCTCTTACCCCAAAAGTCTTCTACTATCAATTTCATCGTATGGGGATAACTTCGGCCTACAACCCAAACACTTGCAGTTTTTGCGATTCCTTCTACAGGCAGGGCTTTCGTTGCGTGAACCTCAAACGAGTTATATCCGCGTCGATAAAAAGAAACTTTTACTCCGAGAACCTTATCATCTGCAAGCTCAAGACCTTCTTCTGCAGGAATAGGTTTCTTATTCAGAGGATTACCATTAAAAAGTCTGGCACGTATTACACCCTCATCGGCAGACATTTTTGCATACCAAGTACCTTCAGTTTCAAATTTGTCAATAGAAACTTCTTTAATTCTCTGCTCTGCAGTATCAATTCCGACTTTATTCGGATCGGCAGCATCTATTGTAGAAAAATCATTACTATTTTGCTGGGCAAAAGAAAATGCAACCAAACCTACTAAAAACAAAATTACAGCTATACTCTTTTTCATACCTTAACCTCCGTTTTATTCAGCCTTTTTTTCAAAATCGACTTCACCCAATTCATAGCCGTCAAACGAGTCAACAAATGCATCGGTTAAAGCTTTAAATTGATCAAAATAAATCTTAAAGTCATCTACTCTTTCAAAAGGTGCAGTCCTAATTCTAAAAGCGACAAAAGTCAATTTATTTTTATTTCCAAGATATCTGGAGGCTTGAGGAATATTAGTCGGTACCGTAACATGCATATTTTGCCAACCCTTAAAGTTAACATAACCTAAAGGCAATGTATGTATTCTTCCTTCACAGTCTCGTACGAGGATTTCTATGTTATAGTAGTATCCTGCCCCCCAAACCCACATATCCAATCGTTGAATACGTCCTTTAAAAGGAATTTCATAGGCTTCTAAGCCTTTTTCTCCTTTTTTTGTCGGAATAATATCGACCCAATTATCACCTTTACGGTTAAATTTCACTTGCATTCCAAGAAATTTAGCCTTTTCGGGATCTTCCTGCATTACTCTAAGCGAATGAGGCATTCCGTCAATATACTTTAAAACAGGATATCCATCAGTAACAAATTTACTGCCGACTGCGTGATATGCCCAATCCTGACCCTCAGGATCATCAAATGTATCGACCATATAAGTTTGATAATTAATCGAACCTTGCTGCGCCGTTAAAGGTGCAAATGCGAACAACAACATTAAAGCAATGCCCGCAAAAACTAAACCGCCATGTTTCATTTATAACTCCTTTTGTTTCGTTTCAAACTCTGTGTTGTATTATATTGTAAAAAACATTATTTGTCAAACAAAAAAACAACATTTTCTGCAAAAAATAAGTACACATAGTGAGTATCGGCAAATTCAATCCGTTTCTACAGGGGTATTCAAATATAAAATCCCTGTTATCGACATTATACCAAATTTATGTTAGAATATCAATTACCTTATGACAGAATTAACCAATTTTTCCAAACCTCTCCGCGATCCCATATGGAAGCACATATGGATGAGCGATGAATTATACGAAATAACCAAAGAAGAGCCCTTTATGCGCCTATATAATATAAAGCAGCTGGGCCCTGCAGAACTTGTTTATCCCGGTGCAAGTCATACGAGAGCAGGACACAGCATAGGAGTTTACAACATAGCCCTAAAAATGCTCAATATTTTGTTAAAAAAGGGGGCAGACTCTTGGGTTTCAAAAGAAGGTGCTATGTCCTTTTTAGCGGCAGCCTTACTCCATGACCTTGGGCACTTTCCTTTTACTCACTCCCTTAAAGAATTAAAGCTAAAAGAGCATGAAGAACTTACGGGAGAGCTTATCTTAAAAGAGCCTTTGCGTTCTGCAGCAGCCAAAACAGGTGCTGCCCCTGAACAGACGGCCGCTATAATAACAGGCAAAGGTATGGAGGATCCGGAAACCGTTTTTTTTCAAAAACTTCTTTCAGGAGTCTTAGACCCCGATAAATTAGACTACCTAAACAGAGATGCTTTTTATTGCGGGGTTCCTTACGGGATTCAGGATACGGATTTTATCCTTTCGCAGCTTCTTCCGGATAAAAAAAACGGAATAAAGATAGAATCTAAGGCAATCTTAAGCGTTGAAAGCATTTTATTTTCAAAATATCTTATGTATAAGTCGGTTTACTGGCACAAAGATGTGCGTATAGCAACGGCTATGATGAAAAAAGCCATATTTACAGGGCTGGAAAGAGCCGAATTCTCACCTCAAGACCTATACCACCAAGATGATAAGGGCATTTTCAGGCTTTTAGAAAAAAGCAATTACCCCGAAAAAAAATTAGCAGAAGACTTAAGACTTGGTAAAATATATCGCATAATAGCCGAGGAAGCCTTTCAAAGCGATAATCCCAAGCACCACAACTTGGAGGATCTGCATAAACGCCTAAAAGCTGAAGAGGGCTTGGCTGAATATTTTTCAAATAAAACAGGAAGCAAAAT is a window from the Treponema denticola genome containing:
- a CDS encoding nucleotidyltransferase family protein; this encodes MQYGLPEEHIKIILDYIARYSEIEEAVLFGSRALGTYKPGSDVDIALKGNGVDSFLAAHLKSEIEEETCLPYFFDFVAYSKLNHKDLIKHIDKYGVVLK
- a CDS encoding HI0074 family nucleotidyltransferase substrate-binding subunit, whose amino-acid sequence is MTNTENIRWKQRFQNFEKAFTVFKDRCSDVKVHPKGSKYYDAFQMALVQAFEILIELSWKVLKDYLENEGYTEVQTGKRAFRQAFQDGMIENGEVWLKALEIRNHTSHIYDVSILEDLNVFVIESFLPEVKKLHNTLQAEL
- a CDS encoding nucleotidyltransferase domain-containing protein, whose protein sequence is MRLDERSKDIIVNTICNNFSEVFKIILFGSRADDGKKGGDIDLLVETPSAVSLAFTEKINALAEIQAKLGEQRIDLITSCGVEDKRLIVKNAYRDGIILWEK
- a CDS encoding cation:proton antiporter domain-containing protein, producing MNKLAEFLPAFMHFSRIENTNLILLLGIILLLGAFGGTVFKKLKIPQVVGYIVIGIIIGQSGFQILSAQIITALDPLSSIALALIGFLIGGELKTKVIKKYGTQFVGILIFESIVPFITVSIVVSLVAYFVTKDFASSISLGLILGSISSATAPAATTDVLRENRTRGPLTTTVLGIVAMDDAVALVLYALASSIAASLLGAQTASFGKQILLLLYNIFGSICLGSIIGFLLSLIIRNMMTDSGRILGFSLGCLLLSTGIAYLLDLDTILAAMALGFFMVNFAPAKTRSTFTLVENFTPPIYVLFFVLVGAKLNIWNVTPFVGLLALLYVILRTCGKTIGAILGSILTKAPETVKKYLPFCLLSQAGVAIGLSISAGHDFSDTIGPTVLLIVTATTFIVQLAGPICVKYGVKKSGECGLDVTEEDLMETLSVGDVMLNGKTICSPDSPAVISENVPLSAIIDSFSRSPNLNYAVKSSDGSLAGMISLDHLKEALTMTAIYDCVFAMDIIQPADIVCSQKTGLKDLYELYTEKDTYAIPITGDNGEPLGMAEKDAVDHFLHRKIIELHKNTYGLD
- a CDS encoding flagellar filament outer layer protein FlaA; translation: MKKSIAVILFLVGLVAFSFAQQNSNDFSTIDAADPNKVGIDTAEQRIKEVSIDKFETEGTWYAKMSADEGVIRARLFNGNPLNKKPIPAEEGLELADDKVLGVKVSFYRRGYNSFEVHATKALPVEGIAKTASVWVVGRSYPHTMKLIVEDFWGKRFELYVGKLNHSGWKLMTVAIPPQNSAGKTGIIQKDYHYGTSMGLKIVGFRIECDPEEAYGHYYIYFDDLRVVSDLYEVDMRDKDDMSDNW
- a CDS encoding flagellar filament outer layer protein FlaA, which produces MKHGGLVFAGIALMLLFAFAPLTAQQGSINYQTYMVDTFDDPEGQDWAYHAVGSKFVTDGYPVLKYIDGMPHSLRVMQEDPEKAKFLGMQVKFNRKGDNWVDIIPTKKGEKGLEAYEIPFKGRIQRLDMWVWGAGYYYNIEILVRDCEGRIHTLPLGYVNFKGWQNMHVTVPTNIPQASRYLGNKNKLTFVAFRIRTAPFERVDDFKIYFDQFKALTDAFVDSFDGYELGEVDFEKKAE
- a CDS encoding HD domain-containing protein; its protein translation is MTELTNFSKPLRDPIWKHIWMSDELYEITKEEPFMRLYNIKQLGPAELVYPGASHTRAGHSIGVYNIALKMLNILLKKGADSWVSKEGAMSFLAAALLHDLGHFPFTHSLKELKLKEHEELTGELILKEPLRSAAAKTGAAPEQTAAIITGKGMEDPETVFFQKLLSGVLDPDKLDYLNRDAFYCGVPYGIQDTDFILSQLLPDKKNGIKIESKAILSVESILFSKYLMYKSVYWHKDVRIATAMMKKAIFTGLERAEFSPQDLYHQDDKGIFRLLEKSNYPEKKLAEDLRLGKIYRIIAEEAFQSDNPKHHNLEDLHKRLKAEEGLAEYFSNKTGSKIGSEDIIIDIPERISFESDLFIEDEKKIFSESSTVFSKEFIKTLVPSLRKIRIAVSDKIYKKVINLKQTTLPIF